In Nitrobacteraceae bacterium AZCC 1564, the following proteins share a genomic window:
- a CDS encoding uncharacterized protein YkwD (product_source=COG2340; cleavage_site_network=SignalP-noTM; cog=COG2340; pfam=PF00188; superfamily=55797) — MKRAVGAFLALAIMTGCTADREPSTEQPAFYVSMANPNAKLDGTVAASMISGYRQNNGLGTVQIDPLLMKAAEAQSNAMASRNKLDHNVAGTLDKRIKVSGFDATKAVENVSAGYHTLAEAFSGWRDSPPHKANMLASGVTKMGIAATYAPNTKYKVFWTLILAAPDGQ; from the coding sequence ATGAAGCGTGCGGTGGGGGCCTTTCTGGCATTGGCAATTATGACGGGTTGTACGGCCGATCGTGAGCCATCGACCGAGCAGCCGGCTTTTTACGTGAGCATGGCAAATCCTAACGCCAAGCTTGATGGCACGGTGGCGGCATCGATGATTTCCGGCTATCGCCAGAACAATGGCCTTGGCACGGTGCAAATCGATCCATTGCTGATGAAGGCCGCCGAGGCGCAGTCGAACGCCATGGCGAGCCGCAATAAACTCGACCACAATGTTGCTGGGACGCTCGATAAACGCATTAAGGTGTCAGGATTCGATGCAACCAAGGCCGTAGAGAATGTCTCTGCCGGGTATCACACCCTTGCCGAAGCATTCTCTGGATGGCGGGATTCGCCGCCTCATAAGGCGAATATGCTGGCATCCGGTGTCACAAAAATGGGCATCGCTGCAACCTATGCGCCGAACACGAAATACAAAGTGTTTTGGACGCTCATTCTGGCTGCACCTGACGGTCAATAA